In the genome of Populus nigra chromosome 9, ddPopNigr1.1, whole genome shotgun sequence, one region contains:
- the LOC133703230 gene encoding 1-aminocyclopropane-1-carboxylate oxidase produces the protein MESFPVIDLSKLNGEERKPTMEKIEDACENWGFFELVNHGISHDLLDTVERRTKEHYRKCMEQRFKEMVASKGLEAVQSEISDLDWESTFFLRHLPESNMAEIPDLEEDYRKVMKEFALEVEKLAEQLLDLLCENLGLEKGYLKKAFHGSKGPNFGTKVSNYPPCPKPDLIKGLRAHTDAGGIILLFQDDKVSGLQLFKDGQWIDVPPMKHSIVINLGDQLEVITNGKYKSVLHRVIAQTDGTRMSIASFYNPGSDAVMYPAPELVEKEAEESQIYPKFVFEDYMKLYAGLKFQAKKPRFEAMKAMESTVNMDPIATA, from the exons ATGGAGAGCTTCCCAGTTATTGACTTGTCAAAGCTTAATGGTGAAGAGAGGAAACCAACCATGGAGAAGATTGAAGATGCCTGTGAGAACTGGGGTTTCTTTGAG TTGGTGAACCATGGGATATCTCATGATCTCTTGGACACTGTGGAGAGACGCACAAAGGAGCACTATAGGAAATGCATGGAGCAAAGGTTTAAGGAAATGGTGGCCAGCAAAGGTCTTGAGGCTGTTCAATCTGAAATCAGTGACTTGGACTGGGAAAGCACTTTCTTCTTGCGCCACCTTCCTGAGTCGAATATGGCTGAAATCCCTGATCTTGAAGAAGATTACAG GAAGGTAATGAAGGAGTTTGCACTGGAAGTGGAGAAACTTGCTGAGCAACTTCTAGACTTGCTGTGTGAGAATCTTGGGTTAGAAAAGGGCTACCTGAAGAAAGCCTTTCATGGGTCCAAGGGACCGAATTTTGGTACCAAGGTCAGCAACTACCCTCCATGCCCTAAACCAGACCTGATCAAGGGCCTCAGGGCTCACACTGATGCTGGTGGCATCATTTTACTGTTCCAAGATGACAAGGTCAGTGGCCTCCAGCTTTTCAAGGATGGCCAATGGATTGATGTTCCACCCATGAAACACTCCATTGTTATCAACTTAGGTGACCAACTTGAG GTAATTACCAATGGCAAATACAAGAGTGTATTGCACCGTGTCATAGCTCAAACAGATGGTACCAGGATGTCAATAGCATCATTCTACAACCCAGGCAGTGATGCTGTCATGTATCCAGCACCGGAATTGGTAGAGAAGGAAGCAGAGGAAAGCCAAATCTACCCAAAATTTGTGTTTGAGGACTATATGAAGCTCTATGCTGGCCTCAAATTCCAAGCCAAGAAGCCAAGATTTGAAGCCATGAAGGCCATGGAATCTACAGTCAATATGGATCCAATTGCGACTGCTTGA
- the LOC133703524 gene encoding protein CLMP1-like: MGKSGGRKKKGSGAGANQALKGGNNGNTNSVATPNANGGIDLNSLIFLKRAHELKEEGNKRFQNKDFAGALDQYDNALRLTPKTHPDRAVFHSNRAACLMQMKPIDYETVITECTMALQVQPQFVRALLRRARAYEAIGKYEMAMQDVQVLLGADPNHRDALDIARRLRTAFGPRQEAQQDLQSRPSPAALGASAVRGAPIAGLGPCLPARPVSKKAAAPSGVSLVSPINKMEKPLMNSVSENGPETKNQLPKLVLKPSSGSSKASANPGKDRQGKGSLSSSVSLPRKVSEVPVRLRPLKLVYDHDIRLAQMPVNCTFTVLREIVSKRFSSSKSVLIKYKDTDGDLVTITCTTELRLAESSVDSLLVKELGTDKTDSVGMLRLHVVEVSPEQEPPLVEEEEEEEEEKPPESEENKGDESGSHSSLGESVSEVIDTEINKAEKETTKEKLEASGDPESREVEMDDWLFEFAQLFRTHVGIDPDAHVDLHEIGMELCSEALEETVTSEEAQSLFDKAASKFQEVAALAFFNWGNVHMCAARKRIPLDESAGKEVVSAQLQTAYEWVKDKYSLAREKYEEALLIKPDFYEGLLALGQQQFEMAKLHWSFVLAKKIDLSSWDSAETLKLFDSADEKMKVATEMWEKMEEQRANELKDPNASKKDEMLRRRKKQGSNVEGESSESGAQGEISPEEAAEQAAVMRSQIHLFWGNMLFERSQVECKLGMDDWKRKLDAAVERFRLAGASEGDISMVLKNHCSNGDAAEGDDKKVQNSNTDNVNEADKSEEVNKV, from the coding sequence ATGGGGAAATCTGGAGGTAGGAAAAAGAAGGGAAGTGGTGCTGGTGCTAACCAAGCATTAAAAGGGGGAAATAATGGTAATACGAACTCAGTAGCAACCCCAAATGCTAATGGGGGAATTGATTTAAactctttaatatttttgaagagAGCCCATGAGCTTAAAGAAGAAGGGAACAAGAGGTTTCAAAATAAGGACTTTGCAGGTGCTCTCGATCAATATGACAATGCTCTTCGCTTGACTCCCAAAACACACCCTGACCGTGCTGTATTTCATAGCAACAGGGCTGCTTGCTTGATGCAAATGAAGCCTATTGATTATGAGACTGTTATTACTGAGTGTACTATGGCACTTCAAGTGCAGCCTCAGTTTGTCAGGGCTCTTCTTAGGAGGGCTCGGGCATACGAGGCTATTGGTAAGTATGAAATGGCTATGCAGGATGTTCAGGTTTTGTTAGGAGCTGATCCGAATCACCGTGATGCATTGGATATTGCTCGGAGATTAAGAACTGCATTTGGTCCTCGCCAAGAGGCTCAGCAGGACCTCCAGAGTCGCCCATCCCCTGCTGCCTTAGGGGCATCTGCAGTGCGTGGTGCTCCAATTGCTGGTCTTGGGCCTTGTTTACCAGCCCGACCGGTATCAAAGAAGGCTGCTGCACCATCTGGGGTATCCCTTGTATCACCTATTAATAAGATGGAAAAGCCTCTGATGAATTCGGTAAGTGAAAATGGTCCTGAGACCAAAAACCAGTTGCCCAAGCTTGTGTTGAAGCCTTCAAGTGGTTCTTCAAAAGCTTCTGCCAATCCAGGAAAGGATAGACAGGGAAAGGGATCCTTATCTTCCTCAGTGTCACTGCCTAGAAAGGTTTCAGAGGTGCCAGTTCGATTAAGACCATTGAAACTTGTCTATGACCATGACATAAGGCTAGCACAGATGCCAGTTAATTGTACCTTTACAGTACTAAGGGAGATAGTGAGCAAGCGTTTTTCATCATCCAAGTCAGTTTTGATTAAATACAAAGATACTGATGGTGATTTGGTGACTATAACATGCACAACCGAACTCAGACTAGCAGAGTCCTCTGTAGACAGCCTTTTGGTAAAGGAGCTTGGTACGGATAAAACTGATTCGGTTGGGATGCTGAGATTGCATGTTGTTGAGGTGAGTCCAGAGCAAGAGCCACCTTTAgtggaagaagaggaggaggaggaggaggagaagccTCCTGAGAGCGAGGAGAACAAAGGAGATGAAAGTGGGTCTCATTCATCACTCGGTGAATCTGTGTCAGAAGTGATTGATACTGAAATTAATAAGGCAGAGAAAGAAACTACAAAGGAGAAACTAGAAGCCTCAGGAGATCCTGAAAGCAGGGAAGTAGAGATGGATGATTGGTTGTTTGAGTTTGCTCAGTTATTTCGCACCCATGTTGGTATTGATCCAGATGCTCATGTTGACTTGCATGAGATTGGGATGGAGCTGTGTTCAGAGGCTCTCGAGGAAACAGTAACAAGTGAAGAAGCTCAAAGCCTTTTCGACAAGGCTGCCTCAAAGTTCCAGGAGGTGGCTGCTTTGGCTTTTTTCAATTGGGGAAATGTCCATATGTGTGCAGCAAGGAAACGCATACCCTTAGATGAGTCCGCTGGAAAGGAGGTTGTGTCTGCACAGCTTCAAACAGCTTATGAATGGGTTAAGGATAAATATTCTTTGGCCAGAGAAAAGTATGAGGAAGCGCTGTTGATCAAGCCAGATTTCTATGAGGGTTTGCTGGCGCTGGGGCAGCAGCAATTTGAAATGGCCAAGCTTCATTGGTCATTTGTGCTTGCTAAGAAAATAGATCTTTCGAGCTGGGACTCTGCGGAAACGCTTAAACTCTTTGACAGTGCAGATGAGAAGATGAAAGTGGCTACTGAGATGTGGGAGAAGATGGAGGAACAGAGAGCAAATGAGCTAAAAGATCCAAATGCAAGCAAGAAAGATGAAATGTTgagaagaaggaagaaacaAGGAAGTAATGTTGAGGGCGAGTCCTCTGAAAGTGGTGCTCAGGGTGAGATTTCACCAGAGGAAGCAGCTGAACAAGCAGCAGTAATGAGATCACAGATACATCTCTTCTGGGGTAACATGCTATTTGAGCGATCCCAAGTTGAATGCAAATTAGGAATGGATGATTGGAAAAGAAAACTCGATGCTGCAGTTGAGCGCTTTAGGCTTGCTGGAGCCTCTGAAGGTGACATTTCAATGGTTCTGAAGAACCATTGCTCCAACGGAGATGCAGCGGAAGGAGATGACAAGAAGGTTCAGAATTCAAACACTGATAATGTTAATGAAGCTGATAAGAGTGAGGAGGTAAATAAAGTATGA
- the LOC133703525 gene encoding probable tyrosine-protein phosphatase DSP4 → MKVDGSSDLVGESGTVIEGLSEYYRYSPPAKVAIGEEREREREREGEEELFVPPLNFAMVDNGIFRSGFPDIANFTFLQSLSLRSILYLCPEPYPEANSDFLKDNGVQLFQFGMEMCKEPFVNIPEETIREALKVLLDVRNHPILIHCKRGKHRTGCLVGCLRKLQRWCLSSIFDEYQRFAAAKARVSDQRFMELFDISSLKNFPLSFPCSSR, encoded by the exons ATGAAAGTTGATGGCAGTAGTGATTTAGTAGGAGAGAGTGGGACTGTAATTGAGGGGTTGTCGGAATATTATAGATATAGTCCGCCGGCTAAGGTGGCGATCGgagaggagagggagagggagagggagagggagggggAGGAAGAGCTGTTTGTGCCACCGTTGAATTTTGCGATGGTGGATAATGGAATATTCAGGTCGGGTTTCCCTGATATTGCTAACTTCACCTTCTTGCAGTCTCTAAGTCTTCGTTCCATTCT ATATTTGTGCCCTGAACCATATCCAGAAGCAAATAGTGATTTTTTGAAGGATAATGGAGTTCAGCTTTTTCAGTTTGGCATGGAGATGTGCAag GAGCCTTTTGTAAACATCCCAGAGGAAACAATCCGTGAAGCATTGAAAGTACTCCTTG ATGTAAGGAATCACCCCATTTTAATCCACTGCAAGCGAGGAAAG CACCGAACTGGAtgtctggtgggatgtttgagAAAATTGCAAAGATGGTGCCTATCATCTATATTTGATGAGTACCAGAGGTTTGCAGCAGCCAAAGCTAGAGTATCAGATCAGAGGTTTATGGAGCTGTTTGACATTTCAAGCTTGAAGAATTTTCCTTTGTCCTTTCCTTGTTCAAGCAGATAA
- the LOC133703523 gene encoding receptor-like protein 50 → MRDFHHRLLLFLCLFLLISLYQASIASSLSTAPKAAHHRCRDDQRSAFAQLQENLKFPVSSSKAELWDVKTDCCSWEGVACNHVGRATRLDLSFAYDEPGDSISLKKPNLGMLFQNLSFLVELNLDNVNISAQGSNWCEVISHVLPNLRVLSLSNSGISGPLCSSLSKLHFLSKLDLHSNSELSSIPPSFLANSSNLETLDLSYCGLNGSFPNNIFLLPKLQYIDLSENLLLSGQFPEFSMNSSIQYLSLKNTNFSGNIPLSISNLKSLNYLDLSRCKFYGVIPPSLANLTQLENLDLSFNSFNGSIPPFQRDGVANLSFISLEHNQLNGILYSSIFTLPSLQNLDLSSNQLSGQLDEFSDASSSLLIIELSNNNLSGSIPRSIFKLPSLIELNLQYNKFSGPLKLGDFKNQRGLVFLALSGVSVESDNSSLAYVQLATLYLPSCNLTEFPDFLKTQNSLTELDLSNNRIQGYVPSWIWKTTLTTLYLSRNPVDFPKIPPFVKVNHSTPIYNEDGVSSFPMTLKNLGMSSCNITGSFPEFIKNQETLLYLDLSDNKLGGQIPKWIWNMSLAYLNLSCNNFDFLDQFSNPISLPYSDTLITLDLHANQLPGSFPKAICNCSQLSLLDMSHNHLRSQIPDCLGKVPTLTVLNLQGNNFDSISSYAIASNLLSLKISDNKVEGKLPRSLANCSKLEVLDLGGNMIRDTFPVWLEKLPALKILVLQANKFYGPIGNRGTATTWPMLHVMDLSSNEFTGNLLKEFVQSLGGMQLTSNNESRARYVGDNYKINGHYKESVTITNKGLKMHMDRIITLFTCLDLSNNSFHGEIPEEIRILKSLIVLTLSHNNFLGQIPSSLSDLRELESLDLSSNLLSGEIPPQLSRLTFLAVMNLSYNHLEGRIPQGNQFDIFPDSSYEGNPRLCGPPLTRKCNPEVNEPGTPPVDHEDSWTEYILDWKIVGIGYASGIVIGFSVGYTILSEMRIKWFADLIRLAGNRERWFNQGQRGLQSW, encoded by the coding sequence ATGAGAGATTTTCATCATCGTTTACTCTTGTTTCTTTGCTTGTTCCTACTGATCTCTTTGTATCAAGCAAGTATCGCTTCATCTCTGTCAACAGCACCAAAAGCTGCCCACCACCGATGCCGCGATGACCAGAGATCGGCCTTCGCGCAGCTGCAAGAGAACCTTAAATTCCCAGTATCATCTTCAAAAGCTGAGTTGTGGGACGTGAAAACAGATTGTTGCTCTTGGGAAGGAGTTGCATGTAATCATGTTGGTCGTGCCACTCGACTTGACCTGAGTTTTGCGTATGATGAACCTGGAGATTCTATTTCACTCAAAAAGCCAAACCTTGGAATGCTTTTCCAGAATCTCAGTTTTCTAGTAGAGCTCAATCTTGATAATGTAAACATTTCAGCACAAGGTAGCAATTGGTGTGAAGTCATCTCCCATGTGCTTCCCAACCTTAGAGTCTTGAGTTTGTCTAACTCTGGTATTTCTGGTCCTCTTTGTTCCTCTCTCTCAAAACTCCATTTTCTCTCCAAACTCGATCTTCATAGCAATTCCGAACTCTCTTCCATTCCACCCAGTTTCTTAGCAAATTCCTCCAACTTGGAAACTCTTGACTTATCATATTGTGGCTTGAATGGGAGCTTTCCAAACAACATTTTCCTATTGCCAAAACTACAGTACATTGATCTCTCTGAAAATTTACTCCTTTCAGGTCAGTTTCCAGAATTCTCAATGAATAGTTCTATTCAATACTTGTCACTCAAGAACACAAACTTTTCTGGGAACATCCCACTGTCAATCAGCAATCTCAAGTCCTTGAATTATCTAGACCTGAGTAGGTGCAAATTTTATGGAGTTATCCCACCATCACTTGCAAACCTCACCCAACTTGAAAATCTGGATCTTTCATTTAATAGTTTCAACGGCTCCATTCCTCCATTTCAAAGAGATGGAGTTGCAAACCTTTCATTCATTTCCTTGGAGCATAACCAGCTTAACGGAATCCTATATTCTTCTATATTTACTCTTCCATCCTTGCAGAATTTAGATCTCAGCTCAAACCAATTAAGCGGCCAACTAGATGAGTTTTCAGATGCATCTTCTTCATTGCTGATTATAGAGTTGAGTAACAATAATTTGAGCGGATCAATACCAAGGTCAATCTTCAAGCTCCCCAGCCTTATAGAACTTAATCTTCAATATAACAAATTTTCTGGCCCCTTGAAGTTAGGTGATTTCAAGAATCAGAGGGGTTTAGTATTCCTTGCGCTTTCTGGTGTGTCAGTTGAGAGTGATAACAGCAGCCTTGCTTATGTCCAGCTCGCAACTTTGTATTTGCCCTCTTGCAACTTGACTGAATTTCCAGATTTCCTCAAAACACAAAACAGTTTGACTGAACTAGATCTTTCCAACAACAGAATTCAAGGTTATGTGCCCAGTTGGATTTGGAAAACAACTCTCACCACATTATACCTTTCCCGCAATCCTGTTGATTTTCCAAAAATTCCTCCTTTTGTCAAGGTAAACCATAGCACACCAATCTACAATGAAGATGGAGTTTCTTCCTTTCCCATGACGCTAAAGAATTTGGGAATGTCATCCTGTAACATAACAGGTAGCTTTCCAGAGTTTATAAAGAACCAAGAGACGCTACTATATCTTGACCTTTCAGACAACAAACTCGGTGGTCAAATACCCAAGTGGATATGGAACATGAGTCTAGCATATCTAAACCTTTCTTGcaacaattttgattttttagaccAGTTCTCCAATCCCATCTCCCTCCCCTACTCAGATACTCTTATTACTCTTGATCTTCATGCCAATCAATTGCCCGGTTCATTCCCAAAAGCTATATGCAATTGCAGTCAACTCTCTTTGCTTGACATGTCCCATAACCACCTTAGAAGTCAAATCCCTGATTGTTTGGGAAAAGTTCCTACCCTCACGGTGCTGAATCTACAAGGAAATAACTTCGATTCCATTTCAAGTTATGCGATAGCAAGTAATCTGCTGTCTCTTAAAATCAGTGACAATAAAGTGGAAGGGAAGTTGCCGCGCTCCTTAGCCAATTGTTCAAAGCTAGAGGTTTTGGATCTTGGAGGCAACATGATACGTGACACATTTCCAGTATGGTTGGAGAAGCTGCCTGCACTAAAAATTCTGGTACTCcaagcaaataaattttatggtcCAATTGGAAATCGTGGTACTGCGACTACTTGGCCAATGTTGCATGTTATGGACCTGTCTTCCAATGAGTTCACTGGCAATCTCTTGAAGGAATTCGTTCAAAGTTTAGGGGGGATGCAGTTGACCTCCAACAATGAGTCGAGGGCAAGGTATGTTGGAGATAACTACAAGATCAATGGACACTACAAGGAGTCGGTAACTATTACGAACAAGGGGCTGAAAATGCATATGGATAGAATAATAACCTTGTTCACATGTCTTGATCTCTCCAACAATAGTTTCCATGGAGAAATTCCTGAAGAGATAAGGATTCTCAAATCACTCATCGTCCTCACCTTGTCTCATAATAACTTCCTTGGTCAAATCCCGTCATCATTGAGTGACCTGAGAGAGCTGGAGTCCTTGGACCTGTCAAGCAACCTCCTCTCAGGGGAGATTCCTCCTCAACTTTCAAGGTTGACATTCCTTGCTGTAATGAATCTGTCATATAACCATCTCGAAGGAAGGATACCACAAGGCAACCAATTTGATATATTTCCCGATTCTTCTTATGAGGGGAACCCAAGGCTATGCGGACCTCCTTTGACAAGGAAATGCAATCCTGAAGTGAATGAACCTGGTACTCCTCCAGTCGACCACGAGGATTCATGGACAGAGTATATACTTGACTGGAAAATTGTGGGGATTGGATATGCAAGTGGAATAGTAATTGGGTTCTCTGTAGGATACACAATATTAAGTGAGATGAGAATCAAATGGTTTGCTGATCTCATAAGGCTAGCAGGAAACAGAGAGAGATGGTTCAACCAAGGCCAGAGGGGTCTTCAAAGTTGGTGA
- the LOC133702910 gene encoding ubiquinol oxidase 4, chloroplastic/chromoplastic, whose product MAAAGLSSSSCTVFTISSSFKTRRHLTKTPQNPLLFKRNNSNNPTSHPFLPSRKLCRVQATILREDEEKKVVVEESFQPKTFTHEPVRGSPQSSSPSGLETWAIKLEQSVNVFLTDSVIKILDTLYHDRDYARFFVLETIARVPYFAFISVLHMYESFGWWRRADYLKVHFAESWNEMHHLLIMEELGGNSWWFDRLLAQVIATSYYFMTVLMYALSPRMAYHFSECVESHAFATYDKFIKARGDDLKKLPAPEVAVKYYTEGDLYLFDEFQTSRAPHSRRPKIENLYDVFLNVRDDEAEHCKTMKACQTHGNLRSPHSYPEDAFEDDTGCDLPQADCEGIVDCIKKSVTSPPSKQNI is encoded by the exons atggcAGCAGCAggtctctcttcttcttcatgtaCTGTATTCACAATCTCCTCATCCTTTAAAACCAGAAGACATCTCACTAAAACCCCACAAAACCCTTTGCTTTTCAAAcgcaacaacagcaacaacccCACTTCACATCCCTTTCTTCCTTCCAG aaagttgTGTAGAGTTCAAGCAACAATTTTGAGAGAAGATGAAGAGAAGAAAGTTGTTGTTGAGGAATCATTTCAACCAAAGACTTTCACTCATGAGCCTGTTCGGGGCTCACCACAATCTTCTTCGCCTAGTGGATTAGAGACTTGGGCTATCAAGCTTGAACAATCTGTCAATGTCTTTCTCACT GATTCGGTGATAAAAATTCTTGATACTCTTTATCACGACCGCGATTATGCTAGGTTCTTTGTTTTGGAAACTATTGCTAGAGTTCCTTATTTTG CCTTTATATCTGTTCTTCACATGTATGAGAGTTTTGGTTGGTGGAGAAGAGCTGATTATCTCAAAGTGCATTTTGCTGAGAGCTGGAATGAGATGCATCACTTGCTTATCATGGAA GAATTGGGTGGTAATTCTTGGTGGTTTGACCGGCTTCTTGCTCAAGTTATAGCAACCTCTTATTATTTCATGACAGTCTTAATGTACGCATTGAGCCCAAGAATGGCAT ATCACTTCTCTGAATGTGTTGAGAGCCATGCATTTGCAACTTATGACAAATTTATCAAGGCCCGAGGAG atgatttgaaaaaattgcCTGCACCTGAGGTTGCTGTAAAATATTATACCGAGGGTGATTTGTACTTGTttg ATGAATTTCAAACTTCCAGAGCTCCCCATTCTCGTAGGCCAAAAATAG AGAATTTGTATGATGTATTTCTGAACGTCAGAGATGATGAGGCTGAACATTGTAAGACCATGAAGGCCTGCCAAACTCATGGAAATCTCCGCTCTCCACATTCATATCCAGAGGATGCTTTTGAAGATGATACTGGCTGTGATCTTCCTCAAGCAGATTGTGAAGGTATTGTTGATTGTATAAAGAAATCTGTAACATCTCCTCCATCAAAGCAAAATATTTGA
- the LOC133703611 gene encoding non-specific lipid-transfer protein P3-like: protein MEKKIVAAVIAFWLTLSFGSGSTSVANDICTEAITRLRNCLQFLTTTAPSPSLACCEAVGWVSQHATTTQDRRDLCKCLKSASLAYKVDPTRAKELPDVCKVSVPVPILPQIDCDKIQSSID, encoded by the exons ATGGAGAAGAAAATAGTGGCGGCTGTGATTGCTTTTTGGCTAACGCTTTCTTTTGGGAGTGGAAGCACAAGCGTGGCTAACGACATTTGCACAGAAGCCATTACTAGGTTGCGCAACTGCCTCCAATTCTTGACTACTACTGCCCCATCACCATCTCTTGCTTGCTGCGAAGCTGTGGGATGGGTGAGTCAACATGCTACCACCACACAAGACCGTAGGGACCTCTGTAAATGCTTAAAGAGCGCATCTCTTGCTTACAAGGTTGATCCTACCAGAGCTAAGGAACTTCCTGATGTGTGCAAAGTCTCTGTCCCCGTGCCCATCTTACCCCAAATCGACTGTGACAA GATCCAGTCTTCCATTGATTGA
- the LOC133703612 gene encoding RPM1-interacting protein 4-like, with product MILSQQRHHVPKFGGWDNDNVPYTAYFDTARKEKSGMRMNPNDPEENPEAFMQARGGMEDDVDFSSGAYQGITAEHHSLDQRLKGHNAQGTRSANDHQKSASHNSITSESGSEKSSSEGNKALSSSRHSRQRSRRTHSANHDGHQRGASIPKFGAWDETDPNSGEGFTVVFNRVKEEKQIASTTFPSVPTQPVNRQTSQRNQGSSSSLSKLALFSAGKIEFDLSF from the exons ATGATTCTTTCACAGCAACGTCACCATGTCCCCAAGTTTGGTGGCTGGGATAATGATAATGTTCCATACACTGCCTACTTCGACACTGCACGCAAGGAAAAATCCGGCATGAGGATGAACCCAAATGATCCGGAGGAGAATCCGGAGGCCTTCATGCAGGCTAGAGGGGGCATGGAAGATGATGTCGATTTCTCTTCTGGCGCCTATCAGGGAATTACTGCAGAACATCACAGCCTTGATCAGAGACTCAAAGGGCACAATGCACAGGGGACAAGATCTGCTAATGATCATCAGAAGAGTGCAAGCCACAATAGCATCACATCAGAATCAGGAAGTGAGAAGAGTAGTTCCGAGGGAAATAAAGCCTTGTCTTCATCAAGACACTCTAGACAGAGAAGTAGAAGAACTCATTCAGCTAATCATGACGGT CATCAGAGGGGAGCATCAATTCCCAAATTTGGAGCATGGGATGAAACAGATCCAAACTCAGGTGAAGGTTTTACTGTGGTTTTCAACAGAGTGAAAGAGGAGAAACAAATTGCATCAACGACATTTCCTTCTGTGCCAACCCAACCAGTAAATCGTCAAACTAGTCAAAGAAACCAAGGAAGTTCTTCCTCTCTATCAAAG CTAGCTCTATTTTCTGCAGGTAAAATAGAGTTCGATCTATCATTTTGA